A part of Candidatus Obscuribacter sp. genomic DNA contains:
- a CDS encoding sugar porter family MFS transporter: MTAGKFNGYLLRCSLVGALGGLLFGFDTAVISGATHSLTQTFTLTPFWLGMTAASALWGTVISALTAGVIGERLGARETLRITALAYVLSAIGCAFAWDLPSLIFFRFLGGLGIGGSSVLGPLYIAELAPAKWRGRLVGLFQINIVVGILLAYFSNYLIGLAIQGSTEWRWQLGVSGIPALLFLIMLFGIPRSPRWLVAKGLEQEAREVLTKTSIGDAEAELQEIIVSIDEAKAAQAAKLFTPRYKFPIFLAIATGAFNQLTGINAILYYLNDIFALAGYSKVSSGFQAVIIGATNLLFTLIAMAVIDKLGRKQLLLIGSVGMSICLAGVAVIMQMHKNMESLVWFLVAYIGFFAFSQGAVIWVYISEIFPTQVRAKGQSLGCSTHWIMNALISGTFPMLAAQSGSMPFYFFALMMVAQFLVVLFIFPETKGITLEQMEKRLGMAQNEHAHTPST, encoded by the coding sequence ATGACAGCAGGCAAGTTTAATGGCTATTTGCTCCGGTGCTCACTGGTCGGCGCGCTCGGCGGCTTGCTGTTTGGCTTTGATACCGCAGTCATCTCTGGCGCCACTCACTCTCTTACACAGACATTTACACTGACACCATTTTGGCTCGGTATGACTGCAGCAAGCGCGCTCTGGGGCACAGTCATCAGTGCGCTTACAGCCGGAGTCATAGGTGAGCGCTTGGGAGCGCGCGAGACATTGCGCATCACCGCTCTAGCATATGTGCTATCAGCAATTGGCTGCGCCTTTGCCTGGGATTTACCCTCACTCATATTTTTTAGATTTCTCGGAGGTCTCGGTATAGGCGGCTCATCCGTGCTAGGTCCGCTCTACATCGCCGAGCTTGCCCCCGCCAAATGGCGCGGACGGCTGGTCGGGCTGTTTCAAATCAATATCGTAGTCGGTATTTTGCTGGCGTACTTTAGCAACTACCTAATAGGACTCGCTATCCAGGGCTCGACAGAGTGGCGCTGGCAGCTGGGTGTATCGGGTATACCAGCGCTTTTGTTTTTGATCATGCTCTTTGGTATACCACGCAGTCCTCGCTGGTTGGTGGCAAAGGGACTGGAGCAAGAGGCACGCGAGGTGCTTACCAAAACATCTATTGGAGACGCCGAGGCAGAGCTGCAAGAAATCATCGTATCAATCGACGAAGCAAAAGCAGCTCAAGCAGCCAAGTTATTCACACCAAGATACAAGTTCCCGATTTTCCTCGCCATCGCCACTGGTGCCTTCAACCAACTGACCGGCATCAACGCCATCCTTTACTATCTCAATGATATTTTTGCACTGGCTGGTTATAGCAAGGTCAGTAGCGGCTTTCAGGCAGTGATTATCGGCGCCACCAATTTGCTCTTTACTCTCATTGCCATGGCAGTGATTGACAAATTAGGGCGCAAACAGTTGCTGCTAATAGGCTCTGTCGGCATGAGTATCTGCCTGGCTGGTGTGGCTGTGATCATGCAAATGCACAAAAACATGGAGTCACTTGTCTGGTTTCTCGTAGCGTATATTGGCTTCTTTGCTTTTTCGCAGGGGGCTGTAATCTGGGTCTATATCAGCGAGATTTTCCCCACCCAGGTACGCGCAAAAGGTCAAAGCCTGGGCTGCTCCACCCACTGGATCATGAACGCCCTCATCTCAGGCACGTTTCCCATGCTGGCGGCTCAATCAGGCTCGATGCCGTTTTACTTTTTTGCACTGATGATGGTGGCACAGTTTCTTGTTGTGCTGTTTATTTTTCCAGAGACCAAAGGCATTACTCTGGAACAAATGGAAAAACGTCTTGGTATGGCACAAAACGAGCACGCTCATACACCGAGCACTTGA